One Panicum virgatum strain AP13 chromosome 3N, P.virgatum_v5, whole genome shotgun sequence DNA segment encodes these proteins:
- the LOC120664159 gene encoding cycloeucalenol cycloisomerase-like codes for MAATRRPASGAKPRGGGGGAGRRSAWLAEDGSKRWGEAFFLLYTPFWLTLCLGIIVPFKLYERFTELEYLILGLVSTVPAFLIPLFLVGKADSVRSLKDRYWVKANIWIIIFSYVGNYFWTHYFFTVLGASYTFPSWRMNNVPHTTFLLTHACFLFYHMASNMTLRRLRHSIAHLPQSIRWLFEAAWILALSYFIAFLETLAIANFPYYEFVDRDIMYKIGSLFYAIYFIVSFPMFSRIDEKDEKWNLSRVAVDSLGAAMLVTIILDLWRIFLGPIVPIPESRQCGQPGLAWFQPQN; via the exons ATGGCAG CCACGCGACGGCCGGCGTCGGGGGCGAAGCccaggggtggcggcggaggcgcggggaggaggagcgcgtGGCTGGCCGAGGACGGGAGCAAGCGCTGGGGGGAGGCATTCTTCCTGCTCTACACGCCCTTCTGGCTCACGCTCTGCCTCGGCATCATCGTCCCCTTCAAGCTCTACGAG AGGTTCACGGAGCTGGAGTACCTTATTCTCGGATTGGTGTCCACCGTGCCGGCGTTCCTCATCCCCCTCTTCCTCGTAGGGAAG GCAGATAGTGTTAGAAGTTTGAAAGATCGATACTGGGTCAAG GCTAATATCTGGATTATAATTTTTAGCTATGTTGGTAACTACTTCTGGACACATTACTTCTTCACGGTCCTTGGTGCTTCGTATACTTTTCCATCATGGCGGATGAATAAT GTACCCCACACGACGTTTCTCCTGACTCATGCTTGTTTCCTGTTCTATCATATGGCGTCAAATATGACACTTCGCAGATTACGTCACTCTATAGCTCACTTACCACAGTCTATTCGGTGGTTATTTGAAGCCGCATGGATTTTGGCACTTTCATACTTCATAGCATTCCTGGAGACCCTAGCCATTGCAAAT TTCCCGTATTATGAATTTGTGGATCGGGATATAATGTATAAAATAGGTTCATTGTTCTACGCAATATACTTCATTGTCAGTTTCCCAATGTTTTCAAG GATCGATGAGAAAGATGAGAAGTGGAACCTGTCCAGGGTAGCTGTTGACTCTTTGGGCGCGGCGATGCTCGTTACGATAATACTGGACCTGTGGCGCATATTTTTGGGGCCAATAGTGCCCATCCCCGAGTCGAGGCAGTGCGGTCAGCCGGGGCTCGCGTGGTTCCAGCCGCAGAACTAA